The Nitrosomonas sp. sh817 genome includes a window with the following:
- a CDS encoding lipopolysaccharide biosynthesis protein, which yields MSVVKQIIRNTLSGWLAVGIRGILALIMVPFLLSHLGKEGFGLIGILSVIVSMAVVADLGLRSALGRELAEQVARNDLKIFNELASTALVLYFFLACILGFTGWFLAPWIVDFLKVSEALREDAVNSIQIYGTVSVILSFITPVFSAALSSFHRFDIINSVQLIVGIISSIVLFVVIPNVENPLYGWVGVMLVSEVFILLLTIVFFRRFCRGVEIRFGFLNAQRLIPLFHLGGYLYIIQLAQTLTNTANSIVLSFFLGPIGVALYQPASKLSAMFNPIVMTLSEQLFPLTTKFHTTENKEKLQETFFWGTKYTLLLGSFVSVSIFIFSEPLARLWLFDSLGEDYIVVAEVMKIFAIVDLMTYASGTQWPVLLGMKKLKYLSILLIVTAILNILVSIYFVGFTAVGVVGVLYGTIISKFIRIVLLTFYVLELLKARFYVFFQRSILGPLGCLFFPGLCAWILVHFFSCETWIGLLSMVAVTAGFWIFCFWFIGLNFNERKQVVTAIKKNFRKSDSNPPGLV from the coding sequence TTGAGCGTAGTCAAGCAGATTATACGCAATACCTTAAGCGGATGGCTGGCTGTAGGGATTCGCGGGATTCTTGCACTTATTATGGTGCCGTTCCTTCTCAGTCATTTAGGCAAAGAAGGGTTCGGATTAATTGGAATACTAAGTGTGATTGTTAGCATGGCTGTTGTGGCGGACTTAGGATTACGTAGCGCACTAGGCCGAGAATTAGCCGAACAAGTCGCTCGTAATGATCTGAAAATTTTTAATGAACTGGCAAGTACTGCGTTAGTTCTTTATTTTTTCCTTGCTTGCATATTAGGATTTACCGGGTGGTTCCTAGCACCTTGGATTGTTGATTTCTTAAAAGTTTCAGAAGCGTTACGTGAAGATGCGGTAAATTCAATACAGATTTACGGTACCGTATCCGTTATTCTTTCTTTTATTACACCGGTTTTTTCTGCTGCGCTATCAAGCTTTCATCGTTTTGATATTATTAATTCGGTACAATTGATTGTGGGTATCATTTCCAGCATTGTACTTTTTGTCGTGATCCCGAATGTTGAGAACCCGCTTTATGGATGGGTAGGGGTCATGCTGGTGTCTGAGGTATTCATTTTATTGCTGACGATAGTTTTTTTTCGAAGATTTTGTCGAGGTGTAGAGATTCGTTTTGGTTTTCTGAATGCTCAACGCCTGATTCCATTGTTTCATTTGGGGGGGTATTTGTACATCATACAACTCGCCCAAACTCTTACTAATACCGCCAATTCGATTGTTTTATCTTTTTTTCTCGGACCTATAGGTGTTGCCTTATACCAACCGGCTTCAAAGTTGTCGGCAATGTTTAATCCGATAGTCATGACTCTTTCGGAGCAACTTTTTCCACTAACAACAAAATTCCATACAACAGAAAATAAAGAAAAACTTCAGGAAACTTTTTTCTGGGGGACGAAATATACTTTATTATTGGGTAGCTTCGTGTCCGTGAGTATTTTTATTTTTTCTGAACCGCTGGCCAGGCTGTGGCTTTTCGATTCTTTAGGAGAGGATTATATTGTCGTAGCAGAGGTTATGAAGATTTTTGCCATTGTTGATTTGATGACATATGCCTCGGGAACGCAATGGCCAGTTCTCCTGGGAATGAAGAAACTGAAGTATCTGTCCATTTTGCTGATAGTTACGGCGATTCTAAATATTCTAGTATCGATATACTTTGTTGGTTTCACCGCAGTCGGGGTTGTCGGTGTGCTCTATGGCACTATCATTAGTAAATTCATAAGAATAGTATTATTAACATTTTATGTTCTGGAATTACTGAAAGCACGGTTCTATGTTTTTTTTCAGCGATCCATCTTGGGGCCTTTAGGTTGTTTATTTTTTCCGGGGCTATGTGCATGGATTTTAGTACATTTTTTTTCGTGCGAAACGTGGATTGGTTTGTTGTCAATGGTTGCAGTAACTGCTGGATTCTGGATTTTTTGTTTCTGGTTCATCGGGTTGAATTTCAATGAACGTAAGCAAGTAGTTACCGCGATTAAAAAAAATTTCAGAAAATCTGATTCAAATCCACCCGGCTTGGTTTGA